From the genome of Papaver somniferum cultivar HN1 chromosome 2, ASM357369v1, whole genome shotgun sequence, one region includes:
- the LOC113350445 gene encoding glycerol-3-phosphate dehydrogenase SDP6, mitochondrial-like, which produces MATATRLRGFGAAAMVAVVGTYGVMKLRDPILIAENDKGGSTIMDVKRRIADTNMVIPSRQFQENALMGSTIKNPLDVLVVGGGATGCGVALDAASRGLRVGLVEREDFSSGTSSRSTKLIHGGVRYLEKAFFNFDYGQLKLVFHALEERKQVIQNAPHLCHALPCMTPCFDWFDVVYYWIGLKMYDLVAGRKLLHLSRYYSAKESVELFPTLANKGNDKSLKGTVVYYDGQMNDARLNVGLACTAALAGAAVLNHAEVVSFVKDEASERIIGAKIRDNLSGKEFVTYAKVVVNAAGPFCDSVRKMVDKDAPTMICPSSGVHIVLPDYYSPEGMGLIVPKTKDGRVVFMLPWLGRTVAGTTDSNTEITMLPEPHEDEIQFILDAISDYLNVKVRREDVLSAWSGIRPLAMDPRAKNTESISRDHVVCEDYPGLVTITGGKWTTYRSMAEDAVDAAIKSGKLTPTNGCMTQNLQIVGGDGFDPASFTVLAQQYVRMKKTYGGKVVPGVMDSSVAKHLAHAYGTLAERVATIAQDEGLGKRLAHGYPYLEAEVAYCARQEYCESAVDFIARRCRLAFLDTDAAGRALPRIVQILAAEHKWDKSRQKQELQKGNEFLETFKSSKNAQFHDGKHTKVEVEGA; this is translated from the exons ATGGCGACAGCAACAAGATTAAGGGGATTTGGTGCGGCAGCAATGGTGGCTGTAGTAGGAACATATGGTGTCATGAAGCTGAGAGACCCAATTTTAATTGCTGAAAATGATAAAGGGGGGAGTACAATTATGGATGTAAAGAGAAGGATTGCGGATACTAATATGGTTATTCCATCCAGACAATTTCAAGAGAATGCTTTGATGGGGAGTACTATTAAGAATCCATTAGATGTTttagttgttggtggtggtgcaaCTGGTTGTGGTGTTGCATTGGATGCTGCTTCTAGAGGGCTTCGTGTTGGGCTTGTTGAAAGAGAGGATTTCTCTTCTGGGACTTCTTCTAGGTCTACCAAATTAATCCATGGAG GGGTACGCTACTTGGAGAAAGCTTTCTTCAATTTTGATTACGGACAGCTGAAACTTGTTTTCCATGCACTTGAGGAGCGTAAACAGGTTATTCAGAATGCTCCACACTTATGTCATGCTTTACCATGCATGACACCATGTTTTGATTGGTTTGACGTAGTTTACTACTGGATAGGATTGAAAATGTACGATCTGGTAGCAGGACGGAAACTGCTACATTTATCTCGTTATTATTCTGCAAAAGAGTCTGTTGAACTCTTTCCAACCCTTGCGAATAAGGGTAATGATAAAAGTTTGAAGGGTACGGTAGTGTACTATGATGGTCAGATGAACGATGCTCGACTTAATGTTGGATTGGCATGCACTGCCGCATTAGCTGGTGCAGCTGTGCTTAATCATGCAGAAGTTGTATCTTTCGTCAAGGATGAGGCAAGTGAGCGTATAATAGGTGCGAAAATCCGCGACAATCTATCAG GTAAAGAGTTTGTTACTTACGCAAAAGTGGTAGTTAATGCTGCTGGACCATTCTGTGACTCTGTGAGGAAAATGGTCGACAAAGATGCACCAACCATGATCTGTCCGAGCAGTGGTGTTCACATTGTTCTTCCTGATTACTACTCTCCCGAGGGCATGGGATTAATTGTTCCCAAAACCAAGGATGGGCGTGTTGTTTTCATGCTTCCTTGGTTGGGAAGAACAGTTGCTGGAACCACAGATTCAAACACCGAAATCACAATGCTTCCTGAACCGCACGAAGATGAAATTCAATTTATACTGGATGCCATCAGTGATTACCTTAATGTTAAG GTAAGGCGTGAAGATGTTCTTTCTGCCTGGAGTGGAATTCGTCCTCTGGCCATGGATCCCAGAGCAAAAAACACCGAGAGCATTTCTAGAGACCATGTTGTCTGTGAAGATTACCCTGGTTTGGTCACAATCACTGGTGGAAAATGGACCACTTACAGAAG CATGGCAGAAGATGCAGTGGATGCAGCAATTAAGTCTGGAAAACTCACACCTACCAATGGCTGTATGACTCAGAACCTACAAATTGTTGGTGGAGATGGTTTTGATCCAGCATCTTTTACTGTTCTAGCACAGCAATATGTACGTATGAAGAAGACCTATGGTGGAAAAGTAGTTCCAGGGGTTATGGATAGTTCAGTTGCCAAACATTTAGCTCATGCATATGGCACTTTGGCCGAACGAGTAGCTACAATAGCACAG GATGAAGGCCTAGGAAAACGCCTTGCCCATGGTTACCCTTACTTGGAAGCAGAGGTTGCATATTGTGCCCGTCAGGAGTACTGTGAATCAGCTGTGGATTTCATTGCTCGGAGATGTCGACTTGCTTTTCTTGATACAGATGCTGCAGGCCGAGCGTTACCCCGTATAGTTCAGATACTGGCTGCCGAGCACAAGTGGGACAAATCTAGACAGAAACAAGAACTTCAGAAGGGTAATGAGTTTTTGGAAACATTCAAGTCATCCAAGAATGCTCAATTCCATGATGGAAAGCACACCA AGGTTGAAGTGGAAGGTGCCTGA